The Rhizoctonia solani chromosome 13, complete sequence nucleotide sequence TAATTGACACGTGACCTTGCGTAAATTCATCCAGACGCCCATTAGGGTAGATTATTTGGGTAAAGATGGCTCAACTATTCACAGTAAGATCTTGTGTGAATCTATCATATAAACACCATGTTCTAATCTTGTGTCTTTTGTCTAAAATTAGCCGTTAAGAGCAATTACAGCGTCCGGAGTTGGAGCAGTAGCAGTTGCCGTGGCAGGGCGGAGGACGGTGTGGGCCGATGAGCTCAAGACTCCCTCCCTCAAAAAGGTGGGTACAATGACGCACAAGCTTCAACAACTTGGCCAGATCTGCAACTCACTCACTTTTCAATATAATTTGACCTTGTTTGGTGGACAACATTGTTACTGGTCACACGCCTGCACTCACATACGACTTACCCTGTTGATGCGAACCAGCTTTCAATATACGATTCAAAGGAACCCGAAATTTTAATTGCTCAAACAGAGTCAGAGCTCGCCGAAACCATCGGCCGTACGCGCCGAATCCTTACCCGTGCAGGAGAAGAATCCAAAGATGGTATTCAAGGGGTCATCGCCAAGTGGATTCAGGTCGAGCGGAGAGTTGAATGTGAGGACTTCCGAAAACTCAAATCACTGTGATGAAAATTCACTAGTTTAATCCGACTGAACTAGCTCGAGTCAAATCTCTCATATCTCCTGATGAACCCCTCACACCGGGCATCCTGTACGTTGGCGTTGCTGCGCTATCAGGTTCTGTGTTCGCAAGAGGGCGTAAGTACCCTTGTTATCTGGTATTGGGTTATGTCTTTTGACCATCCGTGCTCGGCACTTCCCGATGTACTGAATTTAGGTTCACTCCCTACCAGAGTCCTACTGCCCCCTACCTTGTTTGTTGGAGCTCTGAATTACTTCCTTCCCAAAACTACGCATAATGTAAACGCATATGTATATGGTCTTGAGCGCGCACATGCTCCCGCCCTCGCAGACACGCACGATGCGGCCGATAAGGCGCTGCGTAACGCCGTCAAACAGGTATGCCCAGTTCTTTCCTACTGTTGCCAACCTGGTTTCACATCCCCCTCTCGCTATAGATCCGCGCTAGCTACAACTCTATGCGTGGCGGTGTATCGCATATTGTTGAAGATTCGGTTGATGGTCTCGAATCCACAACTGGACTAAAATTACGTGATGCCACGATTGGTCGCGTCCAACAAGCCTCTGAGGCTACCCACGACAAGACTAGCTCGATTGTTCAAAACATTCAGGAAAAGACTGCTGGGTTCCAGAAGAGGGCGGCAGCGATTGCAGACGATGtacaatcaaaattgataCAACAAGAAGCTCAGAGCCCCCAGAAATCTGAGGCCTCTCTCGAACGTGTCAAAGAAAAGGTAGAGGATGCTGTCAGCAAAGTTTCTAAAGGTATTTAAATCTGCAGCTGGTAACTTCCAAACAACTATTACTGAAAGAAGTCGGCCAATAGATTCAAAAGACAGCGAGTCCAAGCGATATGTTTGATTCCATGTGAGCTGTTTTCATTTCCCACTGGAATCGTGCTAAAGTTTACATAGCATGAATACGCATGTATCAACAATATAGACGTAAAAACATATTTTCTCATGAATTTGAAAACTCGCGAGCCCCAAAAGTTAATCACACACATGCCCCCTCAATTCACCTTACATGAAACGGAGGGTCGATAAATCCTCGGTACAACAAGGCTCGGCTCGGAAGATTGCTCACTATTCCATCACACTTAGTTTTCTCAGAGTCTACAGAATCACTCCAGAATAACCAATCACGGACAGAAAGCAAAGAGCGAAAGCTGTCAAAATGGGAGGGGGTGTGATAATGTATGCGGTGTTGGTACAGTATCAAACCAACCTGGAAAGCGGACCGAGAACTTGGTCCGGTGAGTGAACCAGCAGGAGCGCAGATGCGCCCAAGGTTTCTAGTTCCGCCACCTCCACGAAAAAATTGACGGAAAAGATTGGTGGATAAGTGCTTCATTACCAAGTGCGGAGGTGTATATTCACATCTTTAGATGGGAAGCGGTGCACATATTGTGTCAGAGTGAGAAAGCCACTTCCGAACACCT carries:
- a CDS encoding Apolipoprotein O yields the protein MAQLFTPLRAITASGVGAVAVAVAGRRTVWADELKTPSLKKLSIYDSKEPEILIAQTESELAETIGRTRRILTRAGEESKDGIQGVIAKWIQVERRVESRVKSLISPDEPLTPGILYVGVAALSGSVFARGRSLPTRVLLPPTLFVGALNYFLPKTTHNVNAYVYGLERAHAPALADTHDAADKALRNAVKQIRASYNSMRGGVSHIVEDSVDGLESTTGLKLRDATIGRVQQASEATHDKTSSIVQNIQEKTAGFQKRAAAIADDVQSKLIQQEAQSPQKSEASLERVKEKVEDAVSKVSKGI